TTCCATTGTAAAATGAAACAACAACTTCATGTAGCTCAGCAGGAAAACTTGGATCGTCAATTCCAAATGGCAAGCTTGAAATTGCTGCCCGCTGCAAGCAGAATGCCTTGCTGCATTTCATGTAAAGATTTTTTGCATTATCTGCACCAAACAGGGACAAAGCAGCTTGAATTGAGACAGACTTTCCTGTTGAAACAGGCCCAGTTGCCATAACCTGGGGACAAAACCTAAACACCCTTATGATTTCCTGATAGTGAAAGCTCATGACTCCAGCACCCATCATAAGTACACAGCTCAAAAAGTTATGGTCTAAGCAAGTTTCTAGAGTATTCATCAGCAGCAAAAAAGTTTTAGCAGTAGGTGATTTGTCAAAAAGTGGCTCATCATGAATGGATTCATCATCAGAATATTGCATAAGTGGCTCACATGATGTTGATTCTTCTGAAAAAGACAATTCATCTGAATGGGGCAATTCATCTGAATGGGATGTCTTTATATCACATGAGATCTCTTCTAGAGATAACTCCTTAGATCCTCCAAGTGATGTTGCGTTATTAAGCCAAACATAGTTGTGATCACTGGTAATGATACCATCTTTGTTTAATGTGACATTCTTTGAAAACGCCCATATATTGCCACAACTTTGCTTGCCTAAAGTTAAGACACCTTTTTTGGGCCCACGATTAGGTTACTTCTTGTGGAAGTCGTCTTTCTTCCAGCTAATATAATTAGTTAACTCTTTGTCACTGAAAGAGCACATAAGGCCACCACTTCCAAAAGTTGAATTGATTTGAGTGATAAAGTCGACCTTTTTGTGCACAGCAAATGTTGTAAAGTAGCAAATTCTACAAATATTTGACTAGATTGAAATCTGCATTAATGTTTATATTACGTACCTTTGTTCCTCATCACATTTGCGGAAAACTGAGCAGGCATACCCAGTCTTGGACTCAGCCTTAACGAAATCTAGTAGCTCAAGTCCAAAATCAGACCTTGGTAGGTATGAGCCATTTCCTTTGTATACTCCAAATGAATTCTTTTTGTCACAAAACTTGTACGGATTTTCAGAGTCATCTTCCTCAGCAAAGCTTGTCTCTAATGACATTTTTATGCAACACTACTAAACTATATCTCCCAGATTGCCACTTGCTTGCTGAAGAGCACAGCAAATAAGCAGTAATAAACTGTTAACTTCTACTATATATGCTTTTAAAGCCATACTAGTTATTGTCAGGCTTGTGGCACATCAAACAATGCAGTGCAACTAGCACTTATACACAGATTCTTACAAGTTACAAGTGATGATACTCTTCATCTGAAAAGGTCAGTAAATTCTAAATACAAAGTAaaattaaaaattgttaatttagaaatggaagtagggatcaagcgataaaaactactgaaacaagtgatttgaatgatggcaactattacaacatagctttgtggggaaatccttacattggcatctcaccacgtcaccatatatgttcaatgccaaagtagggatttccccacaaagctatgttgtaatagttgccatcattcaaatcacttgtttcagtagtttttatcgcttgatccctacttccatttctaaattaacaatttttaatttcactagtttgttaactttttttggtataggtatatagctattattgatctttggcactgactgctctattagagtatctcgatcttgctgcttgctttatgcaagctgctcaattactaaattgaaaggcatgcagggtttctatctcctgttttctacaattagttacagctggaccattaataatgggcgtagtccactgatcgttaagtaTGAGCACGCGCTCTGATTGATAAAGGCGTGGTagtgtgttcttacttcactaggctgtttgatcgctttgcaagtgttgctatacaggcatctacttgcccttacagtacggaatccgttattagttttgtggcgtccgaatacggctgctctaaggaaagtgtcgatacgaattattaatTAACAcctccgtgactggaaaagaagaagacgatccgtaattgaagataaaaggaaaggcaaagcacagaaggcagacactcgtcggaacccgaaaaggcacatcccagcagcgagttaaatattgtggcaaagaatggtgatccttcgctgctttgtttggcctgtagccttgcgaatgtggtcaggcaggctggcaggcagacgaaaatttgttttagcgattttttagaaataaaatcccagcacttttctagtcgtttcctgatatataacgctagaaataaagttagaaacttgaagactctttagtaaaaggtttatttgctgtgtgagatatttctaggatgatttttgagggatcgaaatttgaggcgcgcgccaaatccaccccgatccctacttaaacagtactatcgtactgtttgatattaagGGATTAAAGCTCACATAGCCAATATGACTAATACAATCAAGTAGCTATCCTGTCACGTTATTACTAAAAACAACTACTTGTCAAATTCttaaattttccacataaatTGTACTTCTTGTGACATTTATTTcgtgatatagtgccatcgcagaTTTTGGCTTTTACAGTCATTTCTGCATTGAGAATTCATtgttttgtctttatctccctgaggcattactTTACACAGTTAAAACATGGTttaaaattaaaggtgttgcTAAAAGAAACCACATGGTTTTACTTGAaatcaataggtgatttcattccaaagttatgaaaaTTTATATTAGCAAAGAAATTCCATAGAGGTCACTGCAGCAATACTGCCCATTGGTAATTCACATCCCAAGGGCAAAgaaattcaataaaatttatGAGTAATAAAAGCCATCATAACTTAGTGATGGAATAAGCTATTCATTTcaaataaaattcataattattgtgtcttagatcaacaccttcAATTCGCAGCCATGTTTTAACAGTATAatataatgcctcagggagataaagacaaaaataatgAATTCTCAATGCGGAATAGCTGTAAAAGTTGCCTGAGGCCAAATCTGTAGTGGCACTGCACTATATCAATACATAAATGTCATCAGGAGTACTATTGATGTGCAAAGTTTCACGATTGTGTCACAAAGTGCACGAAATGGCCTACATTGTACTACGCCActatatcatgaaccatggtaatgattcataatagagatcgcctatgtttttagccaaaatcctaatagaatacTCAAAAAATAACCATCTTCGAAACCTCCCCCAACCACAACAGAAGCCTTAGAAGCTAATTTGGAAGAATTGTAGGTCCACTGGGTAAATATGGATTCAATAGGAACTTACAAAAGTACTTTTTACTTTTTCTACGTCTTGAAATATGCcgttttgttcatcttattattattagtactagTACACAACAtccgtggtatttatcccaaatttcactgctacccatgctattccatattaataccatactcgtTGCTCTTCGATAATAGCCATATGAAACTTGTCGCCAGGAACAAATTGCACTAAACATGCTTCAACACTAATTAGTGCTACACCGTTACacaaattctagccaatgaaattgcaattataactttttcactgctatcagtgaaatacgggattaATTTCACTACTGTAGTAGGGACTTTTGTATGGACAGTGCGACAGGTATGGTATTTTTTTTTCCACAGGCCTACAACAAACTGTGAGTACTTTTTTGGGAATAAAAACTACATAGCCTTTTGTGTCAAGTctttctttcttcatgtccatgacctattttgaGGTGCATATTGCATTGTTAACATCTACtttgaagcaaatttgcttctttgtaggttcactttgccattgatctatctgacttagtctctgcaaggCTGATGTGTTCTGACTTAGTCTCTATAGTGAGGTAGCTTAGCAAAATTATGTTTACGGGGTAGATAAAAGTGCCATTTTTGGTACACTGCTTCTTTAGAGTGTACTGATCAATATTAGAAGGGGTGCCCACGAAAACTAATTAGGGATGGGCGGGAAAACAAAATGGCCGACACGATAGTAAGAAATAATCGTTTTAGTACGTTTTCTATGCATACAACCTAAAgcatagtggacatttaatctctaataacTATACAACAGAAATacagactgaattagggattaatatatctgcaggcataGACAACCACTATTGTTTCTTcacttttttattactatgatACCTAAATGGCtgtaaattaatattttttgcTAATAATTGTTTGTTAAAAACATGATTATAATTTAGTGAACTCGTGCCTACAGCTTTAAAAGAAAAGATGGCCACCGTTTGCACAAGCACATGCACTAAGAATTAATTAGCAGAAGGTTAATAAGTCGTGTGCCTCGTATCCAACTGTTTTCAGCCCATTATACAGTGTTCCAAAAAGAAACTTGAAAAATACCTCTACAACCAATCCAGCCACTACAGAAAAGACAAAACATTCACTCATCTAAACACACACCATCAGCTTTCAATTAGCGTAAGGCAAATGCGCCATTACGCTCTGTTTTCAGTTACCGATACATCGAACACGATACCTAACATTTCAAGCAAGGAATAGTTTGTAAAGCACCTCAGTACTCAGGGAAGTCTCTTACTGTAAGTTTTGCACTGAAGCGATAGCATGCATACCGCAAATCGTCACCTATGCGAAGGAACTGGGCATTGTAGCTGCTATgattggcgaaaaggcacatctagggACAAAGCGACAtagaacagtgaagaaatcaggcctgtagccttatccattgtttagATGCGCTGGGTGAATCAGTTAGTacaaaattttgtaaaataCTGTAAGAAAATTTCATTGCAACTTGTTAGAGTAGAAGATAAGGGTTTAGGATAAATCTGAAAACTTTTTTGAGCTTGGCCAtccctaaccaatactgccaagtttcATTGGCTGTTTTTTGTGCGTGTTTTTAAAATCAGTAAGCTTAGGCtcaaaggtggtttcttttccgagtTGAAAACCAGGCGTACTGACTTTACAAAGACACTGTAAAGGGCTTTCCTAGCAGATTTTTCTGGCATTCTGCAACTGAAAAACACTGTTAGTAGTAGGCTGTTCAGTCTCCCAGGAAGTGCATATCTCATCATTGTAAAAGTGAGCGTGACCCATACTTACGCGAGCAAAAATAAAGCACAGCCCAGAGGCTTTATCAAAGAATACTAAGATACAcagactataaaacagttaagaagatacttctgtgtgtaatattcGTTTAAAGCGGTTGTGTACAAtgtgcttccttagcagcacatagcaacgtatttcatgaattataagTAATtcaagaattacaaaatactcCATTGCAATAAATTGCATGTGAATTATTACAAAACAAACCAAAGTTTTATTTATAGTACAGCTTATGTAATATTGTTGCATTGCAGTGATAAGCCAGGTAGAGCTGGTGCCTGGTTTtgagaagtagcacaacatgaacttgttttgggtgatattacaGGGCAAGAAACCCCAACCTTCAGGATATTTAATAGACAATGatactgtataataatgttAAACGCATATTTGGACTTGAAATCTCATGTGAGTCTAAAAAGCtgcaatacaaaactagcaAAAAATGAACATCAATTTCTAAAGGCGCTTAAGGTGGTGCTAAAGCAATAACGCGTATACCTGAGAAAAATGTTTTGTATCTCAATTTTAGACAAACAAAATGAAATTAGTGATTAATTTTGCGTGGAACAAGCTGCACATATAACATTTGTAGCAGGTAAAAAGTGTAGAACTGGTCTCGAAGCAAGAAATCGGCAGTACTAGGTGGACCACAAAAGGTACGTTATCTTGCgacaacctcaagttttagctccgATACTTCACACgatgaaagcatactattacaggaatcattctacgtatcaataagtggaagcAAGCTACAAGTCGAAGTatatgccatttcaaagcaaaGGAAGGCCTTGTCCTACCATTTGCATTAAGCgaacaaagccatacaatggATGGATATTAGATATATGGGAACGTAGAATTATTCAGACAGTATTACTTACTATTTCTACGAAGTTTCGTGGCGATTCAATCCGTATTTACAAAGAAAGGGATGTTTGTAACACTGCATGTAAGACCTTGCTGTTgacaaataattattagtggAGCTTGTTTCGCCACCTGTTATTGGCTTTGTCAAGGAGAGTTGAATTTGTTTCAGTCCACCTGAACCATGTAATGGCAGCTGATGCTAACAACTTACTTGTTACTTGTGGTAGGTTTACACTTTGCTAGTGTAATATTTGCTTTGCTAGTGTAATTATGACTAGCTCCTAAAAAATTTTGTTTAAATTAAGTCATGTTATGTCATAAGTATTTACTATGGCTTCTAGTGGGTGTCATTACTTTATCACCACCTTAATCACTTCCAAGCTCCTCTGCCTTGTAAGTTTGCTTGTCAACATTATGACCGAAGCTGAACATATCAGTAGAAGCTGAACATATCAGTATCAATAGACCGTAGCTAGCTAGACTTACAAGGATTGTTATACTTGGTGATTATGCATTATTATGGTGCAGTTGGTAACATAACAACAAAGGTGTAATGCAAGCCTGTTCAGCGTCATGTGTTGTTTAAGTACTCCCAGCTTGCTAGTATAGGTAAGACATTCAGTGATAGCATTCTTCAGTAGATAAACAATCCCAAAAGAATGATGTGATGATCACCGAGGCAGAGCCAAAGTGATTATTATATCATCATTGCTGAGAGGTATTTATCCAATGAAGAATTAAACCTTATGACTAggtgaacaagttgatgtgctacttctaaaaaccaggcgccactGTGTTGCTCTACTTGAACTTAATCACCATTCACCAATGCTATACTATTATACAAAGTTAATTTTACATGCTGTAAAAGACAGAACTAAGACACAGTTACGCatgcacttcattgtaattTAGTATTTTGTAAGTCATGAAATACAAGTATTTCCCGAAATATGTTTCTAAGtgttgctaaggaagcataattGTAATAAACCACTCTAAATGACACATTACGCacaaaagtatcttctcaactgttttatagtctaTCTATCATATTATTCTTGGAAAATTCTCACAGCAAAGCCTCcgggctgctcttcattttcgtttgcgtaagtacgggtcacgcccacttttagAACGGTGAGATACGCATCTACTGGGAGCCTACGAGGCCTACTACGGCGTTTTTCAGTTGTAGAACACCTGAACAGCCCACTAGGAAAGCCAATCTCGAAGCCTGTGGAGAGTCGCTGCGCCGGTTTTAAACctcggaaaagaaaccaccttcaagCCAAAGCTCACCAGTGCGGTGGTTCACTAAAGGCTTTGTTTAGCCTTAACTTGTTGTGGATAAGCTGTTTTTACCACTGAGCTAAtggtttgctcacgtgggtacgtacagacaaacatacataggtacacacacacgtttttcgGGAAACAagttcagtaaaccaggcacacgcccacagctggccttcggccggctgtgggcgtgcgcctggtttaattacatcaatatttgttgtcatttGCTATTTTGTACCTTTCTTCTAAATCAAAATCAGCATCGAATTCTTCATATAGCTTCTTAACATCTCCCTACAAATATGATCAGCTAGCCATGATAACGGTTGCAGAAGTATCAATCCAACACAAGGTAAATAAACAAATGAAAGTTTATTAATCCACCTGCACATGGCGATGCAATCAAGTAAGATGCTGCAACTAATACTTAAGCACTTACATAAAAGCTTCTCTAATATTAACTGTTAATGAATACTGTAGTACTTACACTCAAATTGGTATCGAGACGTTCATCATTAGAGCTAGCAAGTGCTTCGTCTGGTGTGGTACCTTCCTGATCGGCAGACTGTAAGTTTGCTATCTCTTCTCTCATTGACCCAACTTCTTTTAATACTTCTACAGTCATCCTCAATGCCTGATTGTCCATGACAAACTTTGATAGTGCTTCCTGCTGACTTTGCATCATAGCAGCCATCTGGTCAAGTTTCCCCTCAATTGCTGAGGTCACAGGTTCACTATGCTGCTCTTGTCTAGATCTCGCATAGAATCCAACCAAATGACTGTTCCTATTATCCACACCTAGTGGTATCCAAGTAACACACAGAACAAATTTGGCCTGTTGCCTTCTCACCTCGAGTCCTTGAAGTAATTCGTTGCTCTAATCTTcgaggtgtgccacggttggcatccatatcTATTGGAGAAGTAGTGATATGCAGAAATTACGTCTGCGACTTCTCACCTCGGCTttgtggagtctgtgattgaaAGCTGTGATCTGGTccctgaggtgtgccacggttggcatccatacctagatataagtagtgataatattgtgtagaaattatgtgtgctgatttcttacctcggccttgtggagtccgtgattgaatggtctgacctggatcctgaggtgtgccacagttggcatccatacctgtatataaagtagtgatatgtagaaattacatgtgctgacttcttacctcggccttgtggagtctgtgattgaaAGCTGTGATCTGGTccctgaggtgtgccacggttggcatccatacctagATGTTAGTGATAATATTGcgtagaaattatgtgtgctgacttcttacctcggccttgtggagtccGTGATTGACTGGTCCGACCTGGAtcctgaggtgtgccacggttggcatccatacctgtatatgaagtagtgataatattatgcagaaattatgtgtgctgactGCTTACCTCAGCCTTGTGGAGTCcgtgattgaatggtccgacctggatcctgaggtgtgccacggttggcatccatacctgtacatgaagtagtgatatgtagaaatcatgtgtgctgacttcttacctcggccttgtggagtctgtgattgaaTGGTCCGACCTGAAccctgaggtgtgccacggttggcatccatacctgtatatgaagtagtgatatgtagaaattacGTGTactgacttcttacctcggccttgtggagttcgtgattgaatggtccaaCCTGAAccctgaggtgtgccacggttggcatccatacctgtatatgaagtagtgatatgtagaaattatgtgtgctgacttcttacctcgaGTATTGTAATGGGTCATTGTGTTAATTAATCAAAATGCTCGAAGAATTGACCACTGGGATTTCTGATTCCACTCTCTAGGACTAGCCAGTTGCCGAGCTGGTTGGACtgtacagctggctgttttagcGGTTCAAACAACTCAAGTTGTATAAATTTTCTTTGATGGCGCTTATTTCGTGTCATCCCTCTCCAATTTTCTTTCTACAACCAATTTCACGCTCACACATAACTCACGTTAGATATCTCAACAAAGTCCTCTTCATTTCCATTTTCGGGGAATTCCAGAAGTTCCCTACTTGCGTCCTCCTTGAGATCCGAGTCTTCTGTATGCAACTTGTGCCGATAATACGTAGACTTGgacacttctttgtggcagtGATCACAAAACTGTCGCTTTCTATTTCGCTTGACTCCTAGGCTTTGTGAAG
This genomic interval from Dysidea avara chromosome 15, odDysAvar1.4, whole genome shotgun sequence contains the following:
- the LOC136245382 gene encoding uncharacterized protein isoform X3, with product MTHYNTRGMDANRGTPQGSGRTIQSQTPQGRGMDANRGTPQDPGRTSQSRTPQGRGMDANRGTPQGPDHSFQSQTPQGRGMDANCGTPQDPGQTIQSRTPQGRGMDANRGTPQGPDHSFQSQTPQSRDMDANRGTPRRLEQRITSRTRGVDNRNSHLVGFYARSRQEQHSEPVTSAIEGKLDQMAAMMQSQQEALSKFVMDNQALRMTVEVLKEVGSMREEIANLQSADQEGTTPDEALASSNDERLDTNLSGDVKKLYEEFDADFDLEERYKIANDNKY
- the LOC136245382 gene encoding uncharacterized protein isoform X8 produces the protein MTHYNTRGMDANRGTPQGSGWTIQSRTPQGRGMDANRGTPQGSGRTIQSQTPQGRGMDANRGTPQDPGRTSQSRTPQGRGMDANRGTPQGPDHSFQSQTPQGRDMDANRGTPRRLEQRITSRTRGVDNRNSHLVGFYARSRQEQHSEPVTSAIEGKLDQMAAMMQSQQEALSKFVMDNQALRMTVEVLKEVGSMREEIANLQSADQEGTTPDEALASSNDERLDTNLSGDVKKLYEEFDADFDLEERYKIANDNKY
- the LOC136245382 gene encoding uncharacterized protein isoform X11, with protein sequence MDANRGTPQDPGRTSQSRTPQGRGMDANRGTPQGPDHSFQSQTPQGRGMDANCGTPQDPGQTIQSRTPQGRGMDANRGTPQGPDHSFQSQTPQSRDMDANRGTPRRLEQRITSRTRGVDNRNSHLVGFYARSRQEQHSEPVTSAIEGKLDQMAAMMQSQQEALSKFVMDNQALRMTVEVLKEVGSMREEIANLQSADQEGTTPDEALASSNDERLDTNLSGDVKKLYEEFDADFDLEERYKIANDNKY
- the LOC136245382 gene encoding uncharacterized protein isoform X1 — encoded protein: MTHYNTRGMDANRGTPQGSGWTIQSRTPQGRGMDANRGTPQGSGRTIQSQTPQGRGMDANRGTPQDPGRTSQSRTPQGRGMDANRGTPQGPDHSFQSQTPQGRGMDANCGTPQDPGQTIQSRTPQGRGMDANRGTPQGPDHSFQSQTPQSRDMDANRGTPRRLEQRITSRTRGVDNRNSHLVGFYARSRQEQHSEPVTSAIEGKLDQMAAMMQSQQEALSKFVMDNQALRMTVEVLKEVGSMREEIANLQSADQEGTTPDEALASSNDERLDTNLSGDVKKLYEEFDADFDLEERYKIANDNKY
- the LOC136245382 gene encoding uncharacterized protein isoform X10, whose product is MTHYNTRGMDANRGTPQGSGWTIQSRTPQGRGMDANRGTPQGSGRTIQSQTPQGRGMDANRGTPQGPDHSFQSQTPQGRGMDANRGTPQGPDHSFQSQTPQSRDMDANRGTPRRLEQRITSRTRGVDNRNSHLVGFYARSRQEQHSEPVTSAIEGKLDQMAAMMQSQQEALSKFVMDNQALRMTVEVLKEVGSMREEIANLQSADQEGTTPDEALASSNDERLDTNLSGDVKKLYEEFDADFDLEERYKIANDNKY
- the LOC136245382 gene encoding accumulation-associated protein-like isoform X7, with product MTHYNTRGMDANRGTPQGSGWTIQSRTPQGRGMDANRGTPQGSGRTIQSQTPQGRGMDANRGTPQDPGRTSQSRTPQGRGMDANRGTPQGPDHSFQSQTPQGRGMDANCGTPQDPGQTIQSRTPQGRGMDANRGTPQGPDHSFQSQTPQSRDMDANRGTPRRLEQRITSRTRGVDNRNSHLVGFYARSRQEQHSEPVTSAIEGKLDQMAAMMQSQQEALSKFVMDNQALRMTVEVLKEVGSMREEIANLQSADQEGTTPDEALASSNDERLDTNLSVD
- the LOC136245382 gene encoding uncharacterized protein isoform X4, which translates into the protein MTHYNTRGMDANRGTPQGSGWTIQSRTPQGRGMDANRGTPQGSGRTIQSQTPQGRGMDANRGTPQDPGRTSQSRTPQGRGMDANRGTPQGPDHSFQSQTPQGRGMDANCGTPQDPGQTIQSRTPQGRDMDANRGTPRRLEQRITSRTRGVDNRNSHLVGFYARSRQEQHSEPVTSAIEGKLDQMAAMMQSQQEALSKFVMDNQALRMTVEVLKEVGSMREEIANLQSADQEGTTPDEALASSNDERLDTNLSGDVKKLYEEFDADFDLEERYKIANDNKY
- the LOC136245382 gene encoding uncharacterized protein isoform X9, with product MTHYNTRGMDANRGTPQGSGWTIQSRTPQGRGMDANRGTPQGSGRTIQSQTPQGRGMDANCGTPQDPGQTIQSRTPQGRGMDANRGTPQGPDHSFQSQTPQSRDMDANRGTPRRLEQRITSRTRGVDNRNSHLVGFYARSRQEQHSEPVTSAIEGKLDQMAAMMQSQQEALSKFVMDNQALRMTVEVLKEVGSMREEIANLQSADQEGTTPDEALASSNDERLDTNLSGDVKKLYEEFDADFDLEERYKIANDNKY
- the LOC136245382 gene encoding uncharacterized protein isoform X6, whose product is MTHYNTRGMDANRGTPQGSGWTIQSRTPQGRGMDANRGTPQGSGRTIQSQTPQGRGMDANRGTPQDPGRTSQSRTPQGRGMDANRGTPQGPDHSFQSQTPQGRGMDANRGTPQGPDHSFQSQTPQSRDMDANRGTPRRLEQRITSRTRGVDNRNSHLVGFYARSRQEQHSEPVTSAIEGKLDQMAAMMQSQQEALSKFVMDNQALRMTVEVLKEVGSMREEIANLQSADQEGTTPDEALASSNDERLDTNLSGDVKKLYEEFDADFDLEERYKIANDNKY
- the LOC136245382 gene encoding uncharacterized protein isoform X2 — its product is MTHYNTRGMDANRGTPQGSGWTIQSRTPQGRGMDANRGTPQGSGRTIQSQTPQGRGMDANRGTPQGPDHSFQSQTPQGRGMDANCGTPQDPGQTIQSRTPQGRGMDANRGTPQGPDHSFQSQTPQSRDMDANRGTPRRLEQRITSRTRGVDNRNSHLVGFYARSRQEQHSEPVTSAIEGKLDQMAAMMQSQQEALSKFVMDNQALRMTVEVLKEVGSMREEIANLQSADQEGTTPDEALASSNDERLDTNLSGDVKKLYEEFDADFDLEERYKIANDNKY
- the LOC136245382 gene encoding uncharacterized protein isoform X5 encodes the protein MTHYNTRGMDANRGTPQGSGWTIQSRTPQGRGMDANRGTPQGSGRTIQSQTPQGRGMDANRGTPQDPGRTSQSRTPQGRGMDANCGTPQDPGQTIQSRTPQGRGMDANRGTPQGPDHSFQSQTPQSRDMDANRGTPRRLEQRITSRTRGVDNRNSHLVGFYARSRQEQHSEPVTSAIEGKLDQMAAMMQSQQEALSKFVMDNQALRMTVEVLKEVGSMREEIANLQSADQEGTTPDEALASSNDERLDTNLSGDVKKLYEEFDADFDLEERYKIANDNKY